One part of the Gossypium raimondii isolate GPD5lz chromosome 1, ASM2569854v1, whole genome shotgun sequence genome encodes these proteins:
- the LOC105785550 gene encoding uncharacterized protein LOC105785550, protein MELFTEAKVVKLRSHLEKYLVADDDQETVRQSQNSSGKTARWLVELVPDKPYVIRLKSCHGKYLAATDIPFLLGMTGKMVLQTVPDKMDWKLQWKPIREGFKIKLKSWCGKFLRANGGTPPWRNSITHGESRTGATNKWVLWDVEVGEYSESLSYSRVFMEYLLSTSSFFPESEEVLEAFSDDSLASSPPSPVSVVSSLKSPRSSVVPTGSRESAKLSSDFYLDSPPKSKGRTICYHVADDSGEVDDEAMEGHSFSFKGNGVDELTHKLKQETGLEDVVVCARSPLNGELFPLRLRLPPNNLDMHVVVVPLA, encoded by the exons ATGGAGCTCTTTACAGAGGCAAAGGTCGTGAAACTGAGGAGCCACCTTGAGAAATACCTAGTGGCCGACGATGATCAAGAAACCGTCCGTCAAAGCCAAAACAGCTCAGGGAAAACAGCTAGGTGGTTGGTCGAGCTTGTCCCTGATAAACCATACGTTATCCGCCTCAAAAGCTGCCATGGGAAGTACCTGGCAGCCACTgatattccttttcttttaggCATGACGGGTAAAATGGTGCTACAAACGGTGCCCGACAAGATGGATTGGAAACTCCAGTGGAAGCCTATAAGAGAAGGGTTCAAAATCAAGCTTAAGAGCTGGTGCGGGAAATTTTTACGTGCAAACGGGGGGACGCCGCCATGGAGGAACTCCATCACTCACGGTGAATCTCGTACTGGAGCTACGAATAAATGGGTATTATGGGATGTGGAGGTAGGAGAGTACTCTGAGTCTTTGAGCTATTCTCGTGTGTTTATGGAGTATTTGTTGTCAACTTCGAGCTTTTTTCCGGAGTCTGAAGAAGTTTTGGAGGCTTTTAGCGATGATAGCTTAGCTTCAAGCCCTCCGTCACCGGTTTCAGTCGTGTCCTCGTTGAAGTCCCCAAGGTCTTCTGTGGTTCCAACAGGGTCGCGGGAGTCGGCCAAATTG TCAAGTGATTTTTACTTAGATTCACCACCGAAATCCAAAGGTAGGACCATATGTTACCATGTAGCAGATGATAGTGGTGAGGTTGACGATGAGGCAATGGAAGGGCACTCTTTTAGTTTCAAGGGTAATGGTGTAGATGAACTAACTCACAAATTGAAACAAGAGACTGGGCTTGAGGATGTTGTGGTGTGTGCTCGCAGTCCTTTGAATGGGGAGCTTTTTCCTCTTCGTTTGCGGCTTCCTCCCAACAATCTTGATATGCATGTAGTTGTAGTTCCATTAGCATAA